The proteins below are encoded in one region of Epinephelus lanceolatus isolate andai-2023 chromosome 7, ASM4190304v1, whole genome shotgun sequence:
- the LOC117260943 gene encoding uncharacterized protein LOC117260943, protein MLHFAPKHTSFSFLGMYSRLLLAALHYNNNGSREIARTSDGEACFAVSYPRFRKGDCVVRPVKEKPSYAYASALMESLRVGYSRSPQALREKSALLSSATPAPLCRSFQHINKDEAIGQHSARQLCFSTGH, encoded by the exons ATGTTGCACTTTGCCCCCAAGCACACCAGCTTCTCCTTTCTTGGGATGTACAGTAG GCTTCTCTTGGCAGCCCTGCattacaacaacaatggcagcagagAGATTGCCCGGACCAGTGATGGTGAGGCCTGTTTTGCCGTTTCATACCCAAGGTTCCGCAAAGGTGACTGCGTTGTCCGTCCCGTCAAGGAGAAGCCATCATACG CATATGCATCAGCCCTCATGGAGTCTCTGAGAGTGGGATACTCCAGGTCGCCACAGGCTCTACGTGAGAAGAGTGCTCTGTTGTCCTCAGCCACACCTGCCCCCCTTTGCAGATCCTTCCAGCATATCAACAAGGATGAAGCCATTGGCCAGCATAGTGCACGACAGTTGTGCTTCAGCACAGGACATTAA